TGCGAGATCATATCAATTAGCCAATTACTAATTTAAGATTTTGTAGACCTTACTGCAAAAGAATACCATCATGATTGCAAAAAataaccctaaaccacaaaatgTGAAGCATGTCCAAGAGAGACCATAAACCTGTCAAGTAGTCGCCAGCGATCACCAATTTTTGCATCCACATCATCAATTTCCCTCTCAAGGTTTTGAAGCATAGCATCAACCTAAGAAATATTTATGTATCAGTCAATAgaaatgttaaatgaacacaataTGTAACACATAAGTAAACAACTAATTATGAAAATAGTAGCAGCTTTTCGAGCTGGAAGCCTTACCCTCTCTATAAGTGCAGATGAAACCTCATCGCTAACAGCCACTTCAGCAGCATCCTCACTTTCCTCTCGGGCAGCTCTGTATGCCTTCATTATATCTTGTTCACCGGCTGTACCCTCTTTCTCCACCATGCTGTTATACAGTTCTATCTAGAAATATTAAAAGCAATCACACATAAGAAAAACAGAAATGCCATATGATTCTACAAAGGCTGGGAACAACAAAGAACAACAACACAGGGTGGGGAACAGTATCAAAATTTGCTCCCTATCCATTACAAGGGCCAAATATACCATGAAGAATATAAAATGAAGCCATCATGGACCTAAAAAGTACCTATTTGCTGGACTCAAGGCAGATTCATGAACAATATCAAGATGACAAATTGTGCATCTGAAAAGGTCGTGCCATTGAGAGAGAatttaaaaccaaaaaacaaaacaaaacaaataacaGATGCACAAATACTCAACATCAAAGGCAACAAGAGGAAGTATCAAATTGATTCAAGGAACTCAAATAAGAATCGTATGACCTCAGGCATGCATCATGACTACTACAAAAATGCATACTGTTcttttgtgtgtgtatgtgtgcatgcatgtgtgcatgGCATGCCTCAGCCACCAGGACAACATCGGACAGACACATAAAGAGTAAGATTCATACGTCAGAGATGATCAATTTGTTTTATCCATGGTTTATACACACCTCTTTATTGACAAGCCTCAGGAACTCTTCGCGCTCTTGACTCACTGACTGCAAGAATCAGGAGAGAAGAAATTAAAAACAGATGCACATATACAAAACTAGGGCAGTCAAGAAGCATCAAATTGAAGCATAAAGTGTAAAGTTTTCAACATCCAGTCCTTACAGATGCTGAAGCTAAAACAGCCAATGCACGGCTGAGTTCACAAAGCTGCTCTTGTTTTTCCAATGTTATTTCTCTAACTCGTTCTTGTGCTTCTCTGGCTGTTGAGGTAATCATCTCTTTCAAAGCTACATCCTCTTGACTAACTACAGATTCCTTCATCCTGGTTTGatcttcttcctctttctcttCTTCCTCCTATATAAGTAATTAATTTAGAACAATGGAAGTAATCACAAGAAATTTAAAGGGAATTAGGCTCAAGCTTGAGGACTCAGGCACAATGTGCACAGAGCAAAGATCAGGCTAAGAAATTAGCCTATTTGCttagaattcaaatttataaccacTTCATTGAAACAAAAAaccttcttttaaaaattttgaacacTAATCATGATCAAAACTAAACAAAAAGGCAAGAACAATAAGTATATTAATAGAATAATCTTGCCAAATGCCAATAAATACCAAAAAAGCATGTTCAAGACCTCAACCTCCAAAACCTGTAAAAAGTGGTTAATTTGCCAAGGACTAAGTTTAGAAACCTTGATGAGTTCTTCCTGCATTTCAAGGAACTCTAATTTTCTCCTCCTTTCAGAAACAGAATCTTCAGATGGCAAAGATGTAACACCAACTGTATCCACAACTTCATCAGGCAGAGAGGACAGTGTAGCTTGAACAGCTTCCTCTGGCCTAAGCTTTCCAGAGACTGTGAAGGCTCTGCATATGTTATCAAATCCAGAGAAGTCAGAAgcagaaataaaggaaaagaaagaaagaataaagtGAACAAAAAGGACAATAAACACTTTATGGATTTACTTTACCTGGAAAGGATCAAAAGGGAAGATGGGACAGAATGATTAAGAGACAAATCCAACCAATCCTTGAGCTGCAGGAATTGCACGTTTTAACAAGTAAATACAAATTCTTCTTTTAATACATCATGCAGTTAAAAGCTACCACCAagataattaaattataataggACATATCTGTTCAACAAAACTACAATAACCCGTATACCACttacatcttcttcttttttcttttttcttttttctaaaactcaaatttttatcagcactttttctttttcaatacaatttcaaaagtTTTCCATCCAAAATGGTAAATgaaaataaatgtaataaaagGCTGAAGAGGTAAAAACATCTTAAGCTTATAGCATCCTAGAATGTGTCCGTCTAACAAAGACAACAGTACCATCGCGAAATCTGAAGACAAACAATTCTTTTATAAAGACAATAATTTACCAGATCTAAGATTAGTGATAAAGGAATCACGTACTAAATCAAAAATACACCACCATTACCATTAAGCCCCAAATGATTTACTCTCCTCTTGCACTAATACATATTTTCCTTCTGTGCTAGCACATTAAATATTTAGCCTGACCTGACACAAAACTGTAAGGATTtgaccaaggtcttaaatttcgatttcgactcaaatttcgaagctccaaaagtacggaaatttcgatttcgatgtcaatttggatttcgatttgaaaaaataacggaaactagtagtaaaacatggaattctttgtgaaactttagaaatggttaacaaatataataatataagttttaagactaatatattacaaattaaatacatctatattttgtatagggtggaaaagttttaaaatagtatttgaatcaaacatgtttgtaagataatgtaaaTTAAACAGATTCAGTTAATGCAAACgaaattcataattcatttaaatattatttattatacaaatattgataatttagacatgaatggttaaataaaagattactataagtttattttttcatataatttcaaaagcacttgacGTAACcctttttttcaataaaataaattaaaagagaaatttcacttcactcttgaatctctcatttgaatttcgacgaaatttcattgtgtagttaaattttgacaaatttcgctaaaatttcaaggttttgataaattttggatgattcgttgagatttcgacggaaattatgcaagacggaaatcgattgccattttgatttcaagggggacggaaatcagaaatttcgacggaaatttcgacaatttcttGGAAATTTAAGGCCATGGATTTAACTGCCAGTCACTGCAATGGTGGTTCTAGATGTAGTTTCTGTGTCATGACCCCCAGCTACAACTACAACTGAACAAAGACCTCAACTATTGGAAGGCAAAAAAAAAGCCTCACAAACTAAGAGTTCAAATTTATCCACTATAAGCTTGCATATAATCCTGGAGACCACATAGGCCTCAATAATGGAACTGAACAATCCCAGCACCTCAAAACAAATTTTATGTGAAGCCTTAAGCCCTAGAAATTGATCTGACTGCATATCCTACAATACATCATGATTTTAGCCACCACAAAAACAATACAGCTAACAAGAAACATGGAAAAAGGCTTCAAAGCAAGGATGAACACATATCTCCAGGCACCACCAGCCCCAGGGCCCTACAGCCCAATGGTACAGCAATAAGTAAAAAGTAGAGAACATGAGCTGATGGACATAAGGTTACAGCTAAGCAAGAAATAGGCAATCTATTAATAATGCTCAAGCAGACAAATGCAGCATATTAAGGAGCATTTACAATCTACCATacatgaataatattttttttagcaGAATTTACATTTAATACTAGAAATAATATAAAATTGATCTTGCAAAGTCTATGCCCTTCATAtactaaatttgaaaaataaaataaataaaaaaggaaaaacctGTTGACGCATCTCTTCCACTGACAGTAATCCAAGCATGCCTCTCTCTCGACAATCTTCACGGAGTTCAGCTTCTGAAAGGGACTCCACACCCTCCAATTGAATCAATTTGTCATCATTCTTAATTctagaaaaacaaaataataatatgcATGCATGAGCAAAAATTATGCAATTTATCTTCCATGCTTGGCAAAATAAATTGCCTTCCAATTCGAAATGCTTTATAAAGTGGTAAAATTGTGTATGCTTCATTTTTCCCTTCTCCCCAAGCCAAAGTATCTAGAATACAAATTGCAAGGGACATAACAAATATTTCCGCTAACAATATCATAGGATAATCTAACTCCCAGTATGATGCAAAGATTTCTGCTAGCAATATCATAGGATAATCTAACTCCCAGGATGATGCAACCCGCCTAGTATATTTAAGCTAGCACAATTCTTTCCACATCTACAGCCGTTTTTGAAGCACATCTTTCTGCTTGCCTAACACATATAAAGGAACATGTTTTCACACCAACGATAGTCTGAGAAGCATGCAGTCACAACCATTTCTAAGCTGTCCAATCTGGTGAAGCGCGCACtccaaaaaacaagaaaaaaaagggaaaaaaaccaaagaaaaaggaaagagggAGGAGGAAGGGCAGAAGGGGTGGCAGCACTACTTGCTCCCTCTAATAGTGGCAATTCCCCCCTTGCCAGCAACTAGCTTCTTGAACGTGCAGAAAAGGTTTAACCATATTTCCTCATAAAAATCAGAaagcaaacaaaaaataaaaataaataaaacacacGGTTCTCACAAGCTGGAGTGGCACTTAAATTAAGTAAACTCGAAGAAAACCATCTCACCGTTGGAGTCTTTTTCGGAGCATATAACGCAAATATGCATCTGTTCCGAAAGGGCTGATTCCCATGTATTTGCACATATTCACTACTCGAGGCCTGAGAAAAGCAAAAGATTTCAAAACAGCAAATAATGCCACATAAACTCATTCAGAAAACAAATAGTACAAAAAGCACATTAAATGAGAAGTATTCAATCAGATACTCAAAAACCAAAGAAATTACAGGTAAAGCAAACCTGCTAATATTATCTAAAGTAAGTTCATCATTAAACAACTTCGCAAAGCCCAAAATTTCATCATTTGAGACACGAGCGCCTGTTCTAACCTGCATCAGCATTCCACATTGCTTAAAACAAGGATTGAAGATGAAAATTCATGGGAAAGTAAACTGTTGAAGCTGTATGCTTACCCTGTTCAGAAATCCATCAAGATCTTCAGCAGTTTTCTTGATTTCTCCACTCCTAGAGTTCTGGATTTCCTTTGCCATTTCCTTCACTGTGTCTTGAAGAAACTTCGCATATACTATTCTTGCATTTAGCCTTCTTTTCAATGCTTCCTacaaattatttatttgaagtggCTCACAAACTCAGTTATTCTGCCTAAGATGAGACAAAAGAAACCAAGGTATAACCTATGAAGCATGGACACCTATGGGACACAAGTATGACACATCATGGACAGGGAGTAAATGGTTTGGAACATGGCATGGCTGGGAACCTGGGAGCCccaattaataaaaatataatattgtaTTTGAATTTATTATCTGTGTACATACAATACATATGCATCTTCTTAAAGTATAAAAAATTCCAATGTGTAGGCATCTTCCTCTTCCTTTGTTactagtaaaaataaaatatgtatcaTTTCTTTCATTATAatatctttaagtttattttaattttcctCTGAAAAAACATCAAGCCAATCATTCTTGTTTATAATCATTATTTTTCaagaataaaaacaaaagaaagtcTTACTGCAATGTGTCATAATTTCTCTAAAGCATGTTAAAATTTCAGCGTGCATGAGCATTGGAGCATTTTCAACAAACATATACTTTAAATTTTTAGATCCATCTATGAACTGTAATAAATGCAtgatcttaaatttccacaaaattgtcaacattttctataaaattttaTCCTTTCTTCTGCCTTCAAATCAAACCAGCTATCAATATCCATTTTACTTGAATTTTTTCccgaatcatctgaaatttatcaaaTCTCAAAAGTTTCAatgaaatttgttgaaaatttgatTGACGAataattttttcttgaaattgaaatttagaTTCAAAACCCTATGTTGATAAAGTGAATATAACATcgtaaaattttttgaaagaatttttttgGGTTTGATAATTCACATACAAAATGtggaaaaattaaagaatttCAAGAAATAAATATGATGATTTAGATAGAATTTAAGACTTTGAAGTATGAACAAAGCTTTGATAATTTTCACAAATCTTTGACTGGATTGGATTGTGAGCCATTGGAAACATATAAAGCCCTTCTTTTAAGTTTTGACTATTTGAGAGTGTCTTTATTAATTTAACTCCGTGCATATTTTGAGCTATAATTTAATTCTTAAACTTATTAATTtgcgcacatatatatatattctcaatcTTTGTTCATAATTTCTTAACCAATAATTTAACTTGGTCATTTATATTATAAACTATTTTTAGTGCTAGTATAATTGATTTAtaaaacaaattgatatttatTTTATTCCATTAACAAAACTGCACCACTATAATGAAGGAATACAAAAAAAAACTGCAAATTTGTTAAATTAGTAGATGTGCATGTTATTATAAATTGGCATCTACAATTTCAATTTATAACTAAAGTTGGGTcttaataaatcatatttttattaaaaatataaactaataGCTTTAAGCCTTTTGAAAGTCTACAAAATTGAACTTGGATAATGACTGCAACATTTTATTTGACCCTTTATGTATAAATTAGCTGTACTCTCTTAATAACAAGCATTTAACctcttatgaatttcatttgtattaattgaatatgtttaaaaTTGTTATTTCTTCATAGTTATTAAATCCTACACACCTCCAAAAACTTGTCAAttatgtattttatttacaatattATAGTGCTCAATCTTGCATTATTACTGTTGACTAATTGGacaaaatggaagacctaatcacaatgataggtctctctctatttataatatatgtcaaagtgCATTCAaatgaccataatacctttactaactctcGCTTGTTAACATAACACTGACATactaacaatgctaaatgactaagaaaaccatcaacactccccctcaagctagagcatatatgtcatatgctcctagcttgttacaaatgaattcaATACGAGCACCCACCAAGGCTTTAGTAgataaatcagcaagctgcaaatCAAACCTCACATGAATGATaataatgagcttctgcacaagtttctcctgaacaaagtggcaatcaacgtCAATGTGTTTGGTCCGCTCATAGAAGACctggttggaggcaatatgaaggaCAACTTGATTATAACACATTAGCTCCAtagactgagaatgtggaaaacccagtTCTTCCAACacgttcttcaaccaaacaagttcacgtATAGTGTGAGTCATGGCCCTATACTCTGACTCAGCACTTGACCtagccaccatagtttgtttcttactcctccacgaaaccaaatttccaccaacaaagatacaatacctgGTTGTGGATCTTCTGTTCAAAGGTAACccaacccaatctgcatcagtatatccctaaatatgagtgtgacctAGATCCTAATATAAGAGGTCTCTTTCAAATGCacctttaagatatctcaagatgcgaattactgcatcccagtgacttgttaTCAAAGAGACAAGAAgctaactcacaacacttgttatGAAAGACATATCTAGCCGAGTGACTGGGAGATAATTCAGCTTTCTAACAAGTCTCAGATAACATCTGAGTTGGGCAACAAATCACCTATATATGGACTATCTTACTATTAGGATCCATAGGTGCACcaacaggtttggatcccaacaatccaatctcatctaaaagatcaagaacatacttcctctatgacaagaTAGTTCCTATGCGAGATCTCAATACTTATAAACCTAGGAAGTATTTAaatggtcccaaatcctttgTCTAAAACTTAGTCTGAAGGAAATGTTTTAGGCTCTGAGTACCCTAATCCTCATCACCAatgatcacaatatcatccacatacacaataagcagaaGCCTTCCAAATGGAGTACTACAATAACAACAAGCCTTTAGtaccactaggtggggtcagctaaatgaatcattttccgccaattcacccaatcgagagtgttttcctctattcTCCTCACTActtcatttcaagttattttgggcctacccctaccccttttcatgtcaAAAACAACTcactcactcctcctcataggtGCTCTACTAGATATGCGTTTCAAAagtccaaaccatctaagtcacccctcccttatcttctcttcaattggtgctatgcctaaattattgcttatatgtttattttttacttcatcttttaatgttataccactcatccaccttaacattcgcatttcaacaacttttactttttgtacatgtttcttagttgcccaacattctaaaccataaagcatagccgagcagccttatagccatcttataatacttttctttttaattttaaaggtattctacgatcacagaacACACctaacgcactcctccattttacccaacctgttttattCTATGTACTACgccttcttcaatttcccctcccgcttgcataatagatccaagatatctaaatctattagtgctattaatcgtttgattatcaagtttaatcttctccccactactactccttacattactgaaattacattgcatacattttgtcttattcctacttatcctaaaccctttattAATCCTTCCGGATAgagtataataataaaatacaagaGATCTACTACATACCACtaaaggccaaactcaagtactatactAAACTAAATCGACCAAACCATACCCTCAAAGACTATTCTAAATCATATAGTAACTTCTTATGCAGACACACTAAGCCCGACTCCAtttgagcaacaaacctaggtggttgatACATATAGACCTCTacctgaagatcaccatgtaggaaaacattcttcacatctaactaggGTGGAGGCTAGTGATaggtggtggctaaggagatgaacaaacgtactAAGGCAAGTTTGGCAACATAAGTGAATGTGTCTAAATAGTCCAagccatacacctgagtatatcccttagcaacaagacaagCCTCCAGTTGAGCCATCAAACCATCTAGATTGACCTTTACAGTGTACACCCaccgacaaccaaccacaaacttataAGGAGGAAGACATACCaattcccaagtatcattatcctgTAGAGCATGCATCTCTTCTATCATTGCGTTCCTCTACCCAAAATGGGACAAGGCTTCAGAAATAGACTTGAGAAGAGCAACAAAATATGGGACACTAACAAAACAGTAGTATGAGGGTGATGAGAAatcataagaaacaaaatttgAGATTGGATGTTGGGCACAAGTGTGTTTACCTTTTTGAACAACAGTAGGAGGATTAACCACTTGGGGAAGAGGATCGTCTGAAGAGGGAACTGTAGGAGTAGAAGTGGTAGCTGGTACACTTGCATATTGGGACAATCCAAGCAACAAGAAGAATccaaactggatgaagatgtaggaagACTAGACGAAGAAAATAAGTTCGAATAAGAAAGGCTAAGCAGAGGAaaggactcatcaaggtcaatagaactcaaggaatcagaaTAATACAATGTAAACtcaaaaaaaggtgacatcaacaaaaacaaataatcaatgcAAAGTGGGACTATAACATCAATATCCTTTTTTAAGAATAGGAATAACCCAAAAAATATACATTTGTAGAATGTGGATCCAATTTATCCCTTCCTAGAATtaattgat
This genomic stretch from Malania oleifera isolate guangnan ecotype guangnan chromosome 3, ASM2987363v1, whole genome shotgun sequence harbors:
- the LOC131150372 gene encoding uncharacterized protein LOC131150372 is translated as MASRALLRRKRFVFDYLNNSTGLISSFQILGHGKYVQSVDSQGQSAVTNHPSAYFSCIKDAAAFSVTKEYTRVSDFGLCRHRYNGFSLSGHRNVGSEFIAPMGIRLISHSIRYASTATAGQPEFGSDDEEREELVAKKKKEASPEECDQAVEGLSSAKAKAKAKKLQESQKVAKTILERVWATLLGIGPALRAVASMSREDWSKKLHHWNDEIVSTLQHYWLGFKLLWADVRISSRLLLKLAGGKSLSRRERQQLTRTTADIFRLVPFAVFIIVPFMEFLLPVFLKLFPNMLPSTFQDKMKEQEALKRRLNARIVYAKFLQDTVKEMAKEIQNSRSGEIKKTAEDLDGFLNRVRTGARVSNDEILGFAKLFNDELTLDNISRPRVVNMCKYMGISPFGTDAYLRYMLRKRLQRIKNDDKLIQLEGVESLSEAELREDCRERGMLGLLSVEEMRQQLKDWLDLSLNHSVPSSLLILSRAFTVSGKLRPEEAVQATLSSLPDEVVDTVGVTSLPSEDSVSERRRKLEFLEMQEELIKEEEEKEEEDQTRMKESVVSQEDVALKEMITSTAREAQERVREITLEKQEQLCELSRALAVLASASSVSQEREEFLRLVNKEIELYNSMVEKEGTAGEQDIMKAYRAAREESEDAAEVAVSDEVSSALIERVDAMLQNLEREIDDVDAKIGDRWRLLDRDHDGKVTPEEVAAAAMYLKDTLGKDGIQELISNLSKDRDGKILVEDIVKLGSRIEDASAAEAQRM